Proteins from a single region of Procambarus clarkii isolate CNS0578487 chromosome 32, FALCON_Pclarkii_2.0, whole genome shotgun sequence:
- the LOC123759308 gene encoding protein SYS1 homolog yields the protein MAGGFRYKIWDPPLIVSQIITMQAVYYVGLGMWIAMLDLFTGHHRSLDSIFKYQEIQIKEVHGRAIMAAFILNALTGSLGLWKVVQRTKQCLDFTITAHFLHLVASWLYNGHLPSQPSVWLLNLVTITLMCVLGEYLCMRTEMQHIPVMSSKVDL from the exons ATGGCTGGAGGCTTCAGATACAAGATATGGGACCCACCACTCATTGtatcacagataattactatgcaG GCAGTGTACTATGTTGGGCTTGGTATGTGGATAGCCATGCTGGATCTTTTTACTGGCCATCATAGATCACTGGACAGCATCTTCAAGTACCAG GAGATCCAGATAAAGGAAGTTCATGGGCGTGCTATAATGGCTGCATTTATCCTTAATGCTCTCACGGG GTCACTAGGATTATGGAAGGTCGTTCAACGTACAAAGCAGTGTCTAGATTTCACAATAACTGCTCATTTTCTTCACTTGGTGGCAAGCTGGTTATATAATGGCCATCTTCCTTCTCAGCCCTCTGTTTGGCTACTGAATCTCGTCACCATCACATTAATGTGCGTTCTTGGTGAATACTTGTGTATGAGAACTGAAATGCAGCACATTCCAGTAATGAGTTCCAAGGTAGATttgtaa